GAATCTCAAATGTATAGTGAGTTAAAAGATGAAGTAGAAAGAGATCTTATAATAATTTATAAAAAAGATGGGAAAAATTTCTTATATGGATATTTAAATTTTGATGGTAAGATTCAGATTCCGATGATTTATGAAGAAGTAAATTTTTTTTCAGAGGAGCTTGCAGCAGTTAAACATAATGGAAAATGGGGCTATATAAATAAAGATGGAGAAAAAGTTATAGATTTTAAATATTCAAAAGCTAGTAACTTTAAGAATGGAGAAGCTTTAGTAAAATTAGATGGAAAAGAATTTAAAATAGATAAATTAGGAAATAAAAAGGTAATTAAAAGCTTTTTTAGAAATATAAAAGAGAATGTAAGTGATTTTTTTTACAGCATAAAACTTACATTGACTTCCTTGTGGAGCGAAAAAATAAAGGAAAAATAATCTGTTTAGATTAATATCTCGGGGAAAATGATATAAGGAGATGTTAAAATGAACTTTTTTGCAACAATTGCATCTTTAGAAAATAAAGATGGTGAAAAAATATTTAAAATTATTTTAAATGATGCTTTGATTTTTTTAATCAAACTGCTCATTTTTTACTTATTCTCTATATAGGTAAAAAGATAACTGAAATAATATTGAAATATATTGAGAAGGTGTCAAGGAATAGAATTGATCCTGGGGCAAAACAATTCAGTAAATCCTTTATTAAATTAGGATTATATATTATATTTTTTCTGTTTGGACTTCTCGTATTTGGATTTAAAGAACAATCAATTATAACAATGATAAGTGCAGTAGGTCTTGGAGTAGGTATTTCACTCAAAGGATTTCTCTCTAATTTTGCTGGAGGAGTGGTAATCTTATTCACAAGACCTTTTACTGTGGGAGAATATATTGAAGTAAATGGAGCTTTTGGTGAAGTTTATAAAATAGATGTGTTTTCAACCCACATAAATACACTGGACAGCAAAAGAGTGATAATTCCAAATAATGTTATGATAAACAGTAATGTAATTAATCATGATGCAAATGAGTACAGAAGAATAAAGCTTACTGTACCTGTAGCTTATGAATGTGATCAAAACAAAGCTGTAGAAGTACTAGAAAGAATAAGTAAAACTTTTGAAGGATTGGAAACTGAAAGAAAAAGTTTTATCAATATAATGAGCTATGGAGATTCTTCAGTAAATATTTATTTTATAGTATGGGCGAGAAGAGAGCATTATTACAGTACAAGAAGCAGGCTTATGGCTTATATTATTAAAGTCTTTAATGAAGAAAATATAGAGATTCCATATAATAAATTAGAAGTAAATTTAAAAAATTAGAATAGGGGTGAGTAACATAGAAAAAAAAGTTTTAAGATTCTTAAAGGATTATTTTTTTATAACATTAGGGTGCTTTTTATATGCTTTTGCAGTAAATTATTTTTATGTAAGCAATCATTTAGCTGAGGGAGGAGTTACAGGAATAGCTCTTATTATTTTCTATCTTTTTAAAACACCAGTAGGAACAACTTATTTTGTAATAAACATTCCTTTATTAATAGTAGGTTGGAAAATGCTGGGAAAAGATTTTATAGTAAAAACTCTTTATGGAACAGCTATGATGTCTTTTGCATTAGATTTTACTTCAGGATTAAACGGTGCTACAGATGATGTACTTTTAGCTTCTCTTTATGGAGGTTTTATAGGTGGAATTGGATTAGGAATAATATTTATGTCTGGTGGGTCTACTGGAGGAACAGATATTATAGCTAGAATAATGACAAAATATAGAGGAATACCAGTAGGAAGAGCTATGTTTATATTAGATGTAGTAGTACTATCAGCAGTGGCATTTTTATTTGGAAAAGAAATATTTATGTATACTTTGATAGCTGCTATGGTACTGACTAAAACTATAGATTTTCTGCAAGAAGGATTGGATAAAGCTAAAGCTGTAACTATAATTTCTCGAAAAGCAGAAGAATTAAGGGTTAAAATTATGGACGAAACAGGAAGAGGAGTAACGATATTAGATGGTTCTGGAGGATACACAAGAGATTCTTTTGATATAATATATTGTGTTGTAAGTAAATTCCAGATAGTAAAATTGAAAAGAATAGTAAGGGATATTGATCCTGAAGCTTTTCTTACTATAACTGATGTGTCAGAAGTCTTAGGAGAAGGATTTAAAGAACTTGACAAAGAATGAAAAATAAAAAAATATCTGCACCTGAAAATTGACATAATGAAAAGCATACTTGATTGT
Above is a window of Fusobacterium varium DNA encoding:
- a CDS encoding KWG Leptospira; translation: MIKLLIALIMISTTLFGEGFIKINNYIVEEVPIKRKLKDHKIVRVVDGDQASIGLYGIIDSNNKFITKPNNMLIAIKSNYIYLVDINYHEGMMSKDGRWIGEMGVYNYKDKESQMYSELKDEVERDLIIIYKKDGKNFLYGYLNFDGKIQIPMIYEEVNFFSEELAAVKHNGKWGYINKDGEKVIDFKYSKASNFKNGEALVKLDGKEFKIDKLGNKKVIKSFFRNIKENVSDFFYSIKLTLTSLWSEKIKEK
- the mscS_1 gene encoding Small-conductance mechanosensitive channel, whose protein sequence is MSRNRIDPGAKQFSKSFIKLGLYIIFFLFGLLVFGFKEQSIITMISAVGLGVGISLKGFLSNFAGGVVILFTRPFTVGEYIEVNGAFGEVYKIDVFSTHINTLDSKRVIIPNNVMINSNVINHDANEYRRIKLTVPVAYECDQNKAVEVLERISKTFEGLETERKSFINIMSYGDSSVNIYFIVWARREHYYSTRSRLMAYIIKVFNEENIEIPYNKLEVNLKN
- a CDS encoding Uncharacterized BCR, YitT family COG1284, producing MSNIEKKVLRFLKDYFFITLGCFLYAFAVNYFYVSNHLAEGGVTGIALIIFYLFKTPVGTTYFVINIPLLIVGWKMLGKDFIVKTLYGTAMMSFALDFTSGLNGATDDVLLASLYGGFIGGIGLGIIFMSGGSTGGTDIIARIMTKYRGIPVGRAMFILDVVVLSAVAFLFGKEIFMYTLIAAMVLTKTIDFLQEGLDKAKAVTIISRKAEELRVKIMDETGRGVTILDGSGGYTRDSFDIIYCVVSKFQIVKLKRIVRDIDPEAFLTITDVSEVLGEGFKELDKE